The Methanococcoides methylutens MM1 genome has a window encoding:
- a CDS encoding translation initiation factor IF-2 subunit alpha, protein MDNNNWPESGDFVVCTVKNVVDFGAYTTLEEYGGKEGFIHISEIKAGWVKYVRDYVREGQKIVCKVLDVDPNRRHIDLSLKDVNEHQKRAKIQDWKNEQKAEKWLQFVAEDTKTNPKKMEEVKSILMEEFGSCYTGFEEAAISGKEAFEGIGISKKLAAKIAEIAQENIKLPFVDIAGYVDLTSNAPDGIEVIKKALKAATKIKDDDVRINVTYTGAPRYRIKIIAPDYKTAESVLKKASDKAIDYIEKKGGKGIFHRHIETAKA, encoded by the coding sequence ATGGATAATAACAACTGGCCAGAAAGCGGCGACTTCGTAGTTTGTACTGTAAAGAACGTGGTCGACTTTGGGGCCTATACCACTCTTGAGGAATATGGAGGAAAGGAAGGTTTCATCCATATCTCCGAGATCAAGGCGGGATGGGTCAAATACGTCCGTGATTACGTCAGGGAAGGCCAGAAGATCGTCTGCAAGGTGCTGGACGTAGACCCGAACCGACGCCATATCGACCTGTCCTTAAAGGATGTCAACGAGCACCAGAAGCGTGCAAAGATCCAGGACTGGAAGAACGAACAGAAAGCTGAGAAGTGGCTCCAGTTCGTAGCTGAGGACACAAAGACCAACCCGAAAAAGATGGAAGAGGTCAAATCCATTCTTATGGAAGAGTTCGGAAGCTGCTACACAGGCTTTGAAGAAGCTGCAATCAGCGGAAAGGAAGCTTTTGAAGGTATCGGCATCAGTAAAAAGCTCGCAGCAAAGATAGCAGAGATCGCTCAAGAGAACATTAAACTTCCATTCGTAGACATCGCAGGATACGTAGACCTTACCTCCAATGCCCCTGACGGCATCGAGGTAATCAAGAAAGCATTGAAGGCAGCTACCAAGATCAAAGACGATGATGTCAGAATTAACGTCACATACACAGGTGCACCAAGATACAGGATTAAGATCATTGCACCGGACTATAAGACTGCAGAATCCGTTTTGAAGAAAGCTTCCGACAAGGCTATTGATTATATCGAGAAAAAGGGAGGAAAAGGAATTTTCCACCGACATATCGAAACAGCAAAGGCGTGA
- a CDS encoding diadenylate cyclase translates to MDTNTTAKVLAGHAVRIAEELRAPAIIVSGEIELEDFETDIPIYYVTRRQKSIIDNLISDTVDEGDHLKKIIEPINRETSGNVQYIEEAAAIEHIIGELREGTIVGLIQTKESSAIVIHEISQSPLIRILQECEERIEPEVMRAALTIAFDIAASGREGHKIGTAFILGDTEEVMERSHQMILNPYAGHKDEHRNILVKKNWESIKEFALLDGIFVISEEGLVHAAGRYLDVDAKDIDIEKGLGGRHVSAAAITRDTFAIAVTISESGGTVRVYMDGKELLCLDYIERPVLGNARQRLQ, encoded by the coding sequence ATGGATACTAACACTACAGCAAAAGTACTGGCAGGACATGCAGTCCGGATAGCTGAGGAACTTAGAGCTCCTGCCATAATAGTATCCGGGGAAATTGAACTTGAGGATTTTGAAACGGACATTCCCATATATTATGTAACCAGACGTCAAAAGAGCATCATCGATAACCTGATCTCCGACACTGTCGATGAGGGCGACCACCTGAAGAAGATAATCGAACCCATTAACAGGGAAACATCAGGAAATGTCCAGTATATCGAAGAGGCAGCAGCTATTGAACATATAATCGGGGAGCTTAGAGAAGGCACCATCGTCGGATTGATCCAGACAAAGGAATCAAGCGCAATAGTGATCCACGAAATATCCCAGAGTCCACTTATCAGGATACTTCAGGAATGTGAAGAAAGGATCGAACCCGAGGTCATGCGGGCGGCACTTACCATAGCATTCGATATTGCTGCAAGCGGAAGGGAAGGTCACAAGATCGGAACTGCTTTTATCCTGGGTGATACCGAAGAGGTAATGGAGCGTTCCCACCAGATGATACTCAACCCATATGCAGGTCACAAGGATGAGCACAGGAACATACTGGTCAAAAAGAACTGGGAGTCGATCAAGGAATTTGCCCTTCTTGACGGGATTTTTGTAATATCCGAAGAGGGTCTTGTCCATGCTGCCGGCAGGTATCTTGATGTTGATGCGAAAGATATCGATATTGAAAAGGGCCTGGGAGGAAGGCATGTATCAGCCGCTGCCATCACAAGGGACACTTTCGCAATAGCTGTGACAATATCTGAATCCGGTGGCACTGTCAGAGTATATATGGACGGAAAAGAACTTCTTTGTCTGGACTATATCGAAAGGCCTGTATTGGGCAATGCCAGACAAAGACTTCAATGA
- a CDS encoding nucleolar RNA-binding Nop10p family protein: MKENCPECGEPSRNPLPARFSPLDPYGKYRRISKRREMEHA; this comes from the coding sequence TTGAAAGAAAACTGCCCGGAATGCGGTGAACCTTCCAGAAATCCACTTCCGGCACGTTTTTCACCGCTTGACCCATATGGTAAATACCGCCGAATATCCAAAAGGAGAGAAATGGAACATGCGTGA
- a CDS encoding proteasome assembly chaperone family protein: MRETTVVRLSEDEIQLNDPILLVGLPGVGHVGKLVVDHLVEKLEAEKVFEIYSPHFPPQVMVNEDSTVKLVNNEMYIYSAGETDLVLLGGDHQSTTTDGHYELAGIYLKLAEELGVSKIYTLGGYPTGKLEHIDEVMGAANTPELVEELKEHGVTFKANEPGGGIVGASGLLLGLSKFTNMEAACLMGLTSGYLVDPKSAQSLLAILSKLINIEVDVAELEERAKDMEKIVANLMEAKQQQQGVLRDTAVEEDLRYIG, encoded by the coding sequence ATGCGTGAAACAACTGTGGTTCGCCTTAGTGAAGATGAGATCCAGCTGAACGACCCAATACTTCTTGTAGGACTTCCAGGGGTCGGGCATGTTGGTAAACTTGTTGTCGACCATCTGGTCGAAAAGCTGGAAGCAGAAAAAGTTTTTGAGATTTATTCCCCTCATTTTCCACCACAGGTCATGGTGAACGAGGACAGCACCGTCAAGCTCGTCAATAACGAGATGTACATTTACAGCGCCGGTGAAACAGACCTTGTCCTGCTTGGAGGAGACCACCAGAGTACAACTACCGATGGCCACTATGAACTTGCAGGCATTTACCTCAAACTTGCCGAAGAACTGGGTGTTTCAAAGATCTATACTCTCGGAGGATACCCCACAGGCAAACTGGAGCACATCGATGAGGTAATGGGTGCTGCAAACACCCCGGAGCTTGTGGAAGAACTGAAGGAGCACGGAGTTACCTTCAAGGCCAATGAACCTGGCGGAGGCATCGTAGGTGCATCCGGTCTTTTACTTGGACTCAGCAAGTTCACAAATATGGAAGCTGCATGCCTGATGGGACTTACCTCAGGATACCTTGTTGACCCGAAGAGTGCACAATCACTCCTTGCCATCCTTAGCAAACTCATTAACATTGAGGTCGATGTGGCCGAACTTGAAGAGCGTGCAAAGGACATGGAGAAGATCGTTGCCAACCTTATGGAAGCAAAACAACAGCAACAGGGAGTATTGAGAGATACTGCCGTTGAAGAAGACTTAAGATACATCGGCTAA
- a CDS encoding RimK family alpha-L-glutamate ligase encodes MKGWILYKHSELELKPETYEINRLLEVAEKNNIEMKVIRPEQFELIVTRDDRKSVLLDGETVSLPDFLLPRMGAETSYYALAIIRHMERLGVHTFNSSHSIDTVKDKLYSQQILAEADIAFPKTMLAKHPIDVSLVEEKFGFPLVVKALSGSMGSGVFLSESKSNFIDLMELIRSTRSNVNFIIQEFVKSSMGRDLRVIIIGGRAVACMERVAAEGDFKANFSRGGMVRSFKMTPEIEWLATETANVFGLEIAGIDLLFDGEHFKVCEANSSPGFEGVESCCEVDIAQEMYDFIRVRLGMFPENE; translated from the coding sequence GTGAAAGGATGGATATTATACAAACATTCCGAACTGGAGCTGAAACCTGAAACTTACGAGATAAACCGTCTTCTTGAGGTTGCTGAAAAGAACAATATTGAGATGAAAGTTATCAGGCCAGAGCAGTTCGAGCTTATTGTCACACGAGACGACCGAAAAAGTGTCCTGCTGGACGGGGAAACCGTATCACTTCCTGATTTCCTGCTTCCCAGAATGGGGGCTGAGACCTCATATTATGCACTGGCTATCATAAGGCATATGGAAAGGCTTGGAGTTCATACGTTTAACTCATCCCATAGCATTGACACGGTAAAGGATAAGCTGTATTCCCAGCAGATACTCGCAGAAGCGGATATCGCATTCCCTAAGACCATGCTTGCAAAGCATCCGATAGATGTCAGCCTTGTTGAAGAAAAATTCGGATTCCCACTGGTCGTAAAGGCACTTTCAGGATCTATGGGTAGCGGAGTATTCCTTTCCGAAAGCAAATCCAATTTCATCGACCTGATGGAGCTCATACGTTCAACAAGGAGCAATGTAAACTTCATCATCCAGGAATTCGTCAAGTCCAGCATGGGACGTGACCTTCGCGTGATCATCATCGGAGGACGTGCTGTTGCCTGCATGGAAAGAGTGGCAGCGGAAGGAGATTTCAAGGCCAATTTCTCAAGAGGAGGAATGGTCAGGTCCTTTAAAATGACACCGGAAATCGAATGGCTGGCCACTGAGACTGCAAATGTCTTCGGGCTGGAAATAGCAGGAATTGATCTCCTCTTTGACGGAGAACACTTCAAAGTATGTGAAGCGAACTCATCGCCTGGATTCGAAGGAGTAGAAAGCTGCTGTGAGGTGGACATCGCACAGGAGATGTATGATTTCATAAGGGTGAGGCTGGGAATGTTCCCTGAAAATGAGTGA
- a CDS encoding TIGR00375 family protein: protein MQINADLHLHSKYSMACSNKMELPTIAVEARKKGIDLVATGDCIHPKWLDEIKSAATDDETILINDTHFIPTTEIEDKNRVHHLLILPSISKAEELAETMSKYTDLAIDGRPTVRLDGSEIAQMAKDIGALIGPCHAFTPWTALYAYHDSLESCYGDLTDYISFVELGLSADTDYADRISELHRLTFLTNSDAHSPWSNKLAREFTRFEVPSVDFEGLEKAILRKEGYKATLNVGFFPEEGKYNESACIKCFTHYTLEQAVQNNWRCPQCRGQVKKGVCDRVNELADLEEPVHPDHRPDYLHLAPLAEIIMMALSHASITTKGVRTAWESLVEKFGNEVAVLLDAEPDQLDIVSPKIVDAIMAFRNGEIIIHPGGGGQYGWIELPNSEQKPKADPPKPNNQSSLFDF, encoded by the coding sequence ATGCAGATCAATGCTGATCTCCACCTCCATTCTAAATACTCAATGGCATGCTCCAACAAGATGGAGCTGCCGACAATTGCTGTAGAGGCCAGGAAAAAAGGCATCGACCTTGTGGCCACAGGCGATTGTATCCACCCAAAGTGGCTCGATGAGATAAAGTCAGCAGCCACTGATGATGAGACGATTCTCATCAATGATACTCATTTTATACCGACAACAGAGATAGAGGACAAGAACCGCGTCCACCATCTCCTGATCCTGCCATCCATCTCGAAGGCTGAAGAACTGGCAGAGACCATGTCAAAATACACTGACCTGGCAATCGATGGCAGACCAACTGTGCGTTTGGACGGCAGTGAAATAGCACAGATGGCAAAGGACATCGGTGCACTGATAGGCCCATGCCATGCATTCACCCCCTGGACAGCCCTGTATGCATACCACGATTCGCTGGAAAGCTGTTACGGAGACCTCACCGACTACATCTCCTTCGTGGAGCTGGGGCTGAGCGCTGATACTGATTATGCAGACCGCATCAGCGAACTTCACAGGCTGACCTTCCTGACCAACTCGGATGCACACTCCCCCTGGTCCAACAAACTGGCACGCGAATTTACCAGATTCGAGGTTCCATCGGTAGATTTCGAGGGACTGGAAAAGGCCATCCTCCGCAAGGAAGGCTACAAGGCCACCCTGAACGTGGGATTCTTCCCGGAAGAGGGAAAGTACAACGAATCCGCGTGCATCAAGTGCTTCACCCACTATACCCTTGAGCAAGCCGTTCAGAACAACTGGCGCTGCCCCCAGTGCAGGGGACAGGTAAAGAAAGGCGTGTGCGACAGGGTGAATGAACTGGCAGACCTGGAAGAACCGGTGCACCCAGATCACCGCCCGGACTACCTACACCTCGCACCCCTTGCAGAGATCATCATGATGGCACTGAGCCATGCGAGCATCACCACCAAAGGCGTAAGGACCGCATGGGAAAGCCTTGTGGAGAAGTTCGGCAATGAGGTCGCAGTCCTGCTGGATGCAGAACCTGACCAGCTTGACATCGTCAGCCCGAAGATAGTGGATGCCATAATGGCATTCCGAAATGGAGAGATCATTATCCACCCCGGAGGCGGAGGTCAGTACGGCTGGATCGAACTCCCCAACTCAGAACAAAAGCCAAAGGCAGATCCACCAAAACCAAATAACCAGAGCTCCCTATTCGACTTCTGA
- the thpR gene encoding RNA 2',3'-cyclic phosphodiesterase, with protein MARIFVAVDLPEEFRDEVRGIQSRFSGLKLKLVDPELVHVTMKFIGEVKESAVPEVAEALGNVKCRPFDALIGGIGVFPKPKAPRVLWLGAEGNFELLHDEVESSLSKFRFKKDKKKFTAHATLARIKFMPAGQKDEFLELLDELGDVELGKMVVDRISLKKSTLTPQGPIYETLHEVLLE; from the coding sequence ATGGCCAGAATATTTGTTGCAGTCGATCTGCCGGAGGAGTTCCGTGATGAGGTCCGTGGCATACAATCACGTTTTTCCGGTCTGAAATTGAAACTGGTGGACCCGGAACTTGTACATGTGACCATGAAGTTCATCGGGGAAGTAAAGGAGTCCGCTGTACCGGAGGTTGCGGAAGCATTGGGGAATGTTAAGTGCAGGCCATTTGATGCACTTATAGGGGGCATCGGGGTTTTTCCAAAACCTAAAGCTCCAAGGGTTCTATGGCTGGGTGCGGAAGGTAACTTTGAGCTTCTTCATGATGAGGTCGAATCAAGCCTCTCAAAGTTCAGGTTCAAGAAAGATAAGAAGAAGTTCACTGCACATGCTACACTGGCAAGAATAAAATTTATGCCTGCAGGCCAGAAGGATGAATTCCTGGAACTGCTTGACGAGCTAGGCGATGTTGAGCTTGGTAAAATGGTGGTTGACAGGATAAGTTTGAAGAAGAGCACTCTGACCCCTC
- a CDS encoding mRNA surveillance protein pelota: MRVTKRDLRGNKEGEIALTPETLDDLWHLKYIIEKGDLVFALTKRKAEAASDKLRPEKVEKKNVRLGIRVDDLEFHKFSNRLRVHGLIEHGMDAGYHHTLNLEGGTALSIIKHWKKDQVERVNEAEAASKKPKVIIVAIEEGDADIGFVRHYGIELYSHIRQSSGKGEGTLREVFFDNILEQLKHAMCGTESVVVAGPGFTKDDLMKYISSKDQELASGILVEDTSSIGMSGFQEVLRRGAVDRIMEESRIARESSLMDELLKEMALGGKVAYGMDEVKKAIDYGAVETLLIADELLRLEREEGNIDAMIQEVEHAQGTMVVFSTEFEPGEKLHSLGGIAAMLRFNI; this comes from the coding sequence ATGAGAGTAACAAAAAGAGACCTGAGGGGAAATAAGGAGGGTGAGATAGCCCTTACTCCGGAGACGCTGGATGATCTGTGGCACCTTAAATATATCATCGAGAAAGGTGACCTCGTATTTGCTCTTACTAAACGGAAAGCCGAGGCTGCAAGCGATAAGCTCAGGCCGGAGAAGGTCGAGAAGAAGAACGTGAGGCTTGGTATCAGGGTGGATGACCTCGAGTTCCATAAGTTCTCCAATCGTCTCAGGGTTCACGGTCTTATAGAACACGGGATGGATGCTGGTTATCACCATACTCTTAATCTTGAGGGAGGAACTGCCCTCTCTATTATAAAGCACTGGAAAAAGGATCAGGTCGAACGTGTGAACGAAGCAGAAGCTGCATCAAAAAAGCCCAAGGTTATTATTGTGGCCATTGAAGAAGGAGATGCAGACATTGGTTTTGTGAGGCACTATGGAATTGAGCTTTATTCACATATCCGCCAGTCTTCCGGGAAAGGCGAGGGAACGCTTCGTGAGGTCTTCTTCGATAACATTCTGGAGCAATTGAAGCATGCCATGTGCGGGACCGAGTCAGTTGTGGTTGCAGGACCGGGTTTTACAAAGGATGATCTGATGAAATACATCTCCTCAAAGGACCAGGAACTGGCATCGGGCATTCTTGTTGAGGACACATCGTCCATAGGCATGTCCGGGTTTCAGGAAGTGCTCCGAAGGGGTGCCGTCGACAGGATCATGGAAGAGTCCAGGATCGCACGGGAATCCTCTCTGATGGATGAGCTCTTAAAGGAAATGGCTCTTGGGGGCAAGGTCGCCTATGGTATGGATGAAGTGAAAAAGGCCATCGATTATGGTGCCGTGGAAACACTTCTAATAGCTGATGAGCTGCTCCGGCTAGAGCGGGAAGAGGGCAACATCGATGCTATGATACAGGAGGTCGAACATGCGCAGGGAACCATGGTGGTATTCAGCACAGAGTTCGAGCCTGGTGAGAAATTGCACTCTCTTGGTGGCATTGCAGCCATGTTGAGATTCAACATCTGA
- the rqcH gene encoding ribosome rescue protein RqcH: MKQEMTSADVAALVSELGNVDVEGSLIDAKIGKIYQPVPGEIRINLFIFGKGRDNLVIEAGKRAHMSQYVRPSPKIPHAFPMLLRKHIMGGRITSVDQYDFDRIIEIGVVRGGIETILVCELFSRGNIVLLDSDRKIILPMNPVTFRGRRVRSGEIYEYPEAQLSPLDVDEAGMAEVFASSTSDIVRTIATRYNLGGVLAEEVCLRAGVDKSKAAQDTSSDDIKVLCEAVKLVFSPIIEKQLKPCIVKKKVKDELEAVDVIPLELGQYSSDEKEFFPSFNKALDEFFGKKASEEVIEEVVAKKKEKVDVFERRLRKQEEAIKKFEKDTDKFTTIAEKIYEHYQNIEELLSILGNARDKGYSWDEIRSILKKAKDDLPAARTIVSIDSAEGTIVVDLDGTKANINIRKTVPQNAQNYYEKAKKLTKKRDGALRAIEDTKVAMQKREKKVSKRRKAFFKKHWYDRFRWFFSSDGFLVVGGRDADTNEELVKKYMEKRDIVFHTQVPGAPITIIKTEGKEIPEATLEEAARFVVSYSSVWKSGQFSGDCYWVKPEQVSKTPESGEYLKKGSFIIRGERNYYRDVPVGVAVGLELGAETRVIGGPVSAIQSSGKYVVELVPGKFNQNDIAKKVYRIYVDELKDPSFVKQIASPDIIAKRLPPGESDIKK; the protein is encoded by the coding sequence ATGAAACAGGAGATGACGAGCGCAGACGTGGCTGCTCTTGTATCCGAACTTGGTAATGTTGATGTTGAAGGCTCCCTTATCGATGCAAAGATCGGTAAGATATACCAGCCTGTTCCCGGTGAGATCCGGATCAATCTATTCATATTCGGAAAAGGGCGTGACAATCTGGTGATAGAGGCCGGCAAGAGAGCACACATGAGCCAGTATGTGCGTCCGAGCCCCAAGATTCCTCACGCATTCCCTATGTTGCTGAGAAAGCATATAATGGGTGGCAGGATCACTTCTGTTGATCAGTATGACTTTGACAGGATTATTGAGATCGGTGTGGTCCGCGGCGGAATCGAGACCATACTTGTATGTGAGCTGTTCTCAAGAGGCAATATCGTTCTTCTTGACAGTGACCGTAAGATCATTCTCCCGATGAACCCGGTGACCTTCAGGGGAAGGAGGGTTCGCAGCGGTGAGATATATGAATACCCTGAAGCCCAGCTAAGTCCCCTTGATGTGGATGAGGCTGGTATGGCAGAAGTGTTCGCATCATCAACTTCCGATATTGTAAGGACCATAGCCACCAGGTACAACCTTGGCGGTGTCCTCGCAGAAGAGGTCTGCCTGAGGGCAGGCGTTGACAAGAGCAAGGCAGCACAGGACACGAGTTCCGATGATATAAAAGTACTCTGTGAGGCTGTAAAGTTAGTTTTCTCCCCGATCATTGAGAAACAGCTTAAACCATGTATTGTCAAAAAGAAGGTCAAAGACGAACTTGAGGCAGTAGATGTCATTCCTCTTGAACTAGGGCAGTATTCTTCCGATGAGAAGGAATTCTTCCCGTCCTTCAACAAGGCTCTTGACGAATTCTTCGGGAAAAAGGCTTCCGAGGAAGTTATCGAAGAGGTAGTCGCTAAAAAGAAGGAAAAGGTGGATGTCTTTGAAAGGAGGCTTCGCAAACAGGAGGAGGCCATCAAGAAGTTCGAGAAGGACACGGACAAGTTCACCACCATTGCAGAGAAGATCTATGAGCATTACCAGAACATCGAGGAGTTGCTTTCGATCCTGGGCAATGCACGTGATAAAGGTTATTCCTGGGACGAGATCCGTTCTATCCTGAAAAAAGCAAAGGACGACCTTCCTGCAGCCCGTACGATCGTAAGTATTGATTCGGCGGAAGGTACAATTGTCGTTGATCTTGATGGTACAAAAGCGAACATCAATATTCGTAAGACTGTTCCTCAGAATGCACAGAACTATTATGAGAAGGCCAAGAAGCTGACCAAAAAACGTGATGGTGCCCTTCGTGCTATAGAGGATACCAAGGTCGCAATGCAGAAAAGGGAGAAGAAGGTATCCAAAAGAAGAAAGGCTTTCTTCAAGAAACACTGGTACGACCGGTTCAGGTGGTTCTTCTCCTCCGACGGTTTCCTTGTCGTTGGCGGAAGAGATGCGGATACCAATGAGGAGCTTGTGAAGAAATACATGGAGAAACGTGACATCGTTTTCCACACACAGGTCCCGGGTGCACCGATCACTATCATCAAGACAGAAGGTAAGGAAATTCCCGAAGCGACCCTTGAGGAAGCTGCAAGGTTCGTGGTGTCATATTCAAGCGTATGGAAGTCCGGTCAGTTCAGCGGCGATTGCTACTGGGTAAAACCAGAGCAGGTCTCAAAGACCCCGGAATCCGGTGAATACCTGAAAAAAGGTTCTTTCATCATTCGTGGGGAACGTAATTATTACAGGGATGTTCCTGTAGGTGTGGCTGTTGGCCTGGAGCTTGGAGCCGAGACCCGTGTTATCGGAGGTCCGGTATCAGCCATACAAAGCTCCGGAAAGTATGTGGTAGAACTGGTTCCGGGCAAGTTCAACCAGAACGATATTGCGAAGAAGGTCTACCGCATCTATGTGGATGAACTGAAGGATCCGTCCTTTGTCAAGCAGATCGCTTCTCCTGACATCATCGCAAAGAGGCTGCCTCCGGGAGAATCGGATATAAAGAAGTGA
- a CDS encoding 30S ribosomal protein S27e, which produces MITMTQPKSRFLRVKCNDCSNEQVIFGSASRKVTCLVCGRTLAESTGGKSTITTHILEVLE; this is translated from the coding sequence ATGATAACAATGACACAACCAAAAAGCAGATTCTTACGCGTAAAATGCAACGACTGCTCCAACGAGCAGGTCATCTTCGGCAGTGCAAGCCGCAAGGTCACATGCCTTGTATGCGGAAGGACACTCGCAGAATCAACCGGCGGAAAGTCAACAATCACAACACATATCCTGGAAGTACTTGAATAA
- the priS gene encoding DNA primase catalytic subunit PriS, which translates to MNFKTKYYLKSKFQEYYRNAQIHIPSRLEAREWGFISFDEMPETVMRRHKSFGSRGEVEEYLAGMAPAHAYHSVAYYTYPSAPTMKEKHWQEADLIFDLDADHIPGAPNSYSEMLDHVKKETLKLYDFLVDDFGFNEDDIRAVFSGGRGYHFHIADPRVRSLESAERREIVDYISGRGLSLDKIFYKKAVSGDAGSENARMNMLSSENEGGWGGRINKYLVSYLTDLATKEDAVDLFTGFKGIGKKTAQKMVDILRDETQVELLKKGNMEALSKVNKDIIQTLALQAVNDMSASVDEPVTGDIKRLIRLGGSLHGKSGMRVTTLSISELEKFEPLTDAVIFSDKPVKLKVIRPFAVQMKGNDLYVEEGTQELPEYAAVYLMCRGAAEYGP; encoded by the coding sequence ATGAACTTTAAGACAAAATATTATCTCAAATCGAAGTTCCAGGAATATTACAGGAATGCTCAGATACACATACCTTCCAGGCTGGAAGCCCGTGAGTGGGGATTCATCTCTTTTGACGAGATGCCGGAAACTGTAATGAGAAGGCACAAATCATTCGGCTCACGCGGAGAAGTCGAAGAATACCTTGCAGGTATGGCACCTGCACATGCATACCATTCCGTTGCATACTATACCTACCCCAGTGCACCCACCATGAAGGAGAAACACTGGCAGGAAGCAGATCTCATCTTTGACCTTGATGCAGACCACATCCCCGGTGCGCCGAACTCGTATTCTGAAATGCTTGACCATGTCAAGAAGGAGACTTTGAAGCTCTATGACTTCCTGGTAGATGACTTCGGATTCAATGAAGATGATATAAGAGCAGTGTTCTCAGGAGGAAGAGGATACCATTTCCACATTGCAGATCCGCGTGTCCGCTCCCTTGAAAGTGCTGAGAGAAGGGAGATCGTGGATTACATCAGTGGGCGCGGGCTCAGCCTTGACAAGATATTCTACAAGAAAGCCGTCAGCGGTGATGCCGGCAGTGAGAATGCAAGGATGAACATGCTGTCCTCGGAAAACGAAGGAGGATGGGGAGGCCGGATCAACAAATACCTGGTATCCTACCTTACAGACCTTGCGACAAAGGAAGATGCAGTGGATCTTTTTACCGGATTTAAGGGAATAGGCAAAAAGACAGCACAAAAGATGGTGGACATATTAAGGGACGAGACACAGGTGGAACTGCTTAAGAAAGGCAATATGGAAGCCCTTTCAAAGGTCAATAAGGACATTATACAGACCCTTGCACTGCAGGCGGTCAACGACATGTCGGCAAGCGTTGATGAGCCGGTGACAGGAGATATAAAGAGACTAATACGCCTTGGAGGATCCCTCCACGGCAAGTCAGGAATGCGTGTCACAACGCTTTCCATATCCGAGCTGGAGAAGTTCGAGCCGCTGACCGATGCTGTGATTTTCTCGGACAAGCCGGTAAAATTAAAAGTGATAAGACCTTTTGCAGTACAAATGAAGGGTAATGACCTCTATGTTGAGGAGGGTACACAGGAATTACCTGAATACGCAGCCGTGTACCTGATGTGCAGAGGTGCAGCAGAATATGGACCGTAA
- a CDS encoding 50S ribosomal protein L44e, with protein MKIPKRFRTYCPSCKKHTEHIAERVKKGKASSMTHIARQKKRQSGIGNSGKFSKVPGGDKPTKRVQLKYRCAECNKSHQRPCFRAKKFEFKE; from the coding sequence ATGAAAATCCCAAAGAGGTTCAGAACATATTGCCCATCCTGCAAAAAACACACTGAACACATTGCAGAGAGAGTCAAGAAAGGCAAAGCATCGTCCATGACACACATTGCAAGGCAGAAGAAGAGGCAATCCGGCATCGGAAACAGTGGTAAATTCTCAAAGGTTCCTGGAGGAGACAAACCAACCAAGAGAGTACAGCTCAAATACCGCTGCGCCGAGTGCAACAAGTCACACCAGAGGCCATGCTTCAGAGCAAAGAAATTCGAGTTTAAGGAATGA